One Thalassospira marina DNA window includes the following coding sequences:
- a CDS encoding RlmE family RNA methyltransferase, whose amino-acid sequence MTDQRSGNGGGRRRKGSAIAAIDTGARRGLRTRVKSAKGRKLSSTRWLDRQLNDPYVQEARRLGYRSRAAFKLIEINNQFDILKPGMRVVDLGAAPGGWTQVAVDMVGSKQGRGQVVGLDILEWEGVPGATCLQADFLDPAAPAMIKHALQGPVDAVISDMSPETTGHRQTDHIRIIDLVEHALLFAEEVLAPNGIFIAKVFKGGTETELLNRIKLHFRVSKHAKPPASRAESPETYLIATGFRGQNNAETDIASAELPEDQDWSPV is encoded by the coding sequence ATGACCGATCAACGCAGCGGAAATGGTGGCGGACGCCGCCGCAAGGGCTCTGCCATTGCCGCAATCGATACGGGCGCGCGTCGCGGGCTGCGGACGCGCGTGAAAAGTGCCAAGGGGCGCAAGCTTTCCTCGACGCGCTGGCTCGATCGCCAATTGAACGACCCCTATGTGCAGGAAGCCCGCCGCCTTGGTTATCGTTCCCGCGCGGCCTTCAAGCTGATTGAAATCAACAACCAGTTCGACATCCTCAAACCCGGCATGCGGGTGGTGGACCTTGGCGCAGCCCCGGGCGGCTGGACGCAGGTTGCCGTTGATATGGTCGGTTCCAAACAGGGGCGCGGACAGGTTGTTGGCCTGGATATTCTGGAATGGGAAGGTGTGCCTGGTGCCACCTGTTTGCAGGCGGACTTTCTTGACCCGGCCGCACCGGCCATGATCAAGCATGCCCTGCAGGGCCCGGTTGATGCGGTTATTTCCGATATGTCGCCCGAAACCACCGGCCATCGCCAGACTGATCATATCCGCATTATTGACCTGGTCGAACATGCCCTGCTGTTTGCCGAGGAAGTTTTGGCGCCGAATGGCATTTTTATCGCCAAGGTGTTCAAGGGCGGTACGGAAACCGAACTTCTTAATCGCATCAAGCTGCATTTCCGCGTTTCCAAACACGCCAAGCCGCCGGCATCGCGTGCGGAAAGCCCGGAAACCTATTTGATTGCAACGGGTTTTCGCGGGCAGAACAATGCCGAAACCGATATTGCATCGGCCGAATTGCCCGAAGATCAGGATTGGTCACCGGTTTAA
- a CDS encoding PAS domain-containing protein: protein MKQENLRLTGVERHFDEDEIIVSKTDPKGRITYANDVFLRISGYSEAGLLGQPHSIIRHPDMPRCVFALMWDTIAKGREIFAYVINRAANGDHYWVLANVTPTFNPDGTIRGYHSNRRKPRREAITAAAGLYRQLRTEEDALQNRRDGMARGTATLMDLLKSQGVDYDQFVFAL from the coding sequence ATGAAGCAGGAAAATTTGCGCCTGACCGGTGTCGAGCGCCATTTTGACGAGGATGAAATCATCGTCAGCAAGACCGACCCGAAAGGTCGGATCACATATGCCAATGATGTGTTTTTGCGCATTTCGGGCTACAGCGAAGCAGGCCTTTTAGGGCAGCCGCACAGCATTATTCGCCACCCCGACATGCCCCGATGCGTTTTTGCACTGATGTGGGACACCATCGCCAAGGGTCGCGAGATTTTTGCCTATGTCATTAACCGCGCAGCCAATGGGGACCATTACTGGGTGCTGGCCAATGTGACACCCACCTTCAATCCCGATGGCACCATTCGTGGATATCATTCCAACCGTCGCAAACCAAGGCGCGAGGCGATAACGGCTGCTGCAGGCCTTTACCGGCAATTGCGCACCGAAGAAGATGCATTGCAAAACCGTCGTGATGGCATGGCGCGGGGCACCGCCACCCTGATGGACCTTTTGAAATCCCAGGGGGTGGATTATGACCAGTTCGTTTTCGCTTTGTAA
- a CDS encoding methyl-accepting chemotaxis protein: protein MTSSFSLCKICIALALGAIVQLALLATVLVAGGQGAVTWLEVGAAGFGAVTFAAGYFMVSRHERLLRRALETINAAASGKMDVRINHRASTGHLRPLMTAINNLLDLTEAFTKEAAGAMTHAAAGAYYRKILPKGLQGDLIEYAAKVNQALNAMDDKTRTFTYSAGAIGDNIQCVVTSVSVAAGQLSQNSGALSRRVDDIAAQAREVDAVATQSAASLDGIAEATEDFITSIRDIGTQMTGAVSLAGHAVGNANEASHHVSDLDTMAGRIANVIELITDIAEQTNLLALNATIEAARAGEAGKGFSVVATEVKNLARQTARAAEDVAREIADMQNVTRAVVQSVHGINASIAEIDENARHVSDTLNQQYQMIADIGQRVEGAVGQMRRIADIVADVASGTQHAGGEVLQINDAAEDLQRQSCVLDGDVRQFIGKIMNAA, encoded by the coding sequence ATGACCAGTTCGTTTTCGCTTTGTAAAATCTGCATTGCCCTTGCACTGGGGGCTATCGTGCAGCTTGCCCTGCTGGCAACCGTGCTGGTCGCTGGCGGGCAGGGGGCTGTGACCTGGCTTGAGGTCGGCGCTGCGGGCTTTGGTGCGGTAACATTTGCGGCGGGCTATTTTATGGTTTCGCGCCATGAAAGGCTTTTGCGCCGTGCGCTTGAAACCATCAATGCTGCGGCCAGTGGTAAAATGGATGTGCGCATCAATCACCGGGCATCAACCGGGCATTTGCGCCCGTTAATGACGGCAATCAACAACCTGCTGGATTTGACCGAAGCCTTCACCAAGGAAGCCGCAGGTGCCATGACCCATGCCGCCGCAGGTGCTTATTATCGTAAAATCCTGCCCAAGGGTTTGCAGGGTGACCTGATTGAATATGCCGCAAAGGTCAATCAGGCACTAAACGCGATGGATGATAAAACCCGGACCTTTACCTATAGCGCCGGGGCCATTGGCGATAACATCCAGTGTGTTGTTACGTCGGTGTCGGTGGCGGCAGGGCAGCTTTCGCAAAATTCGGGTGCGCTGTCGCGCCGGGTGGATGATATTGCTGCCCAGGCCCGCGAAGTGGATGCCGTTGCCACGCAAAGTGCCGCTTCCCTGGATGGCATTGCCGAAGCAACCGAGGATTTCATAACCTCCATCCGTGATATTGGCACCCAGATGACCGGGGCTGTCAGCCTGGCGGGGCATGCGGTTGGCAATGCAAACGAAGCCAGCCACCATGTCAGCGACCTTGATACCATGGCAGGACGCATTGCCAATGTGATTGAACTGATCACGGACATTGCCGAGCAAACCAACCTTCTGGCCCTGAATGCAACCATCGAAGCTGCGCGCGCCGGTGAAGCCGGCAAGGGATTTTCCGTTGTCGCGACCGAGGTTAAAAACCTGGCCCGGCAAACCGCCCGTGCCGCCGAGGACGTGGCGCGCGAAATTGCCGATATGCAAAATGTTACCCGGGCAGTGGTGCAATCCGTACATGGCATTAATGCCAGCATTGCTGAAATTGATGAAAATGCCCGCCATGTTTCAGATACCTTAAACCAGCAATATCAGATGATTGCCGATATCGGCCAGCGCGTGGAAGGGGCGGTTGGCCAGATGCGCCGTATTGCCGATATCGTTGCTGATGTTGCCAGTGGCACCCAGCATGCCGGGGGCGAGGTCTTGCAGATCAATGACGCCGCCGAGGATTTACAGCGCCAGTCGTGCGTGCTTGATGGCGATGTGCGCCAGTTTATCGGCAAAATCATGAATGCGGCCTAG